The nucleotide window GAGCAAGCCGGCAGGCCGGAGATTTCCTGCAGATACTCCTGCATCTCGTAGAGCACATGCAGCATCCCCTGCAGCGTTTCTTCCGGCTGATAGGGGTGCAACGCCGCGAACGCGGGCATTGCCGCGGCCCGTTCGTTCCGCTTGGGGTTGTACTTCATCGTGCAACTGCCCAGCGGATAGAAATGCGTGTCGACCGACATATTCTGGGTCGAGAGGTTCGTGAAGTGCCGCACAACCTGCGGCTCAGAAACCTCTGGCAACTCGGGCGGCGTCTCTGCCAGCGATGCCGCAGGCAGCAAGTTACCGAGCCGTTGCTCAGGGACATCACACTGCGGTAATCGACCACCACGGGCGCCGGGCTTGGAGAGATCGAAGAGGAGCTGGGTGTCGCGGGAGTTGCGCATATCGTTTCGTGTTGGTGTTTACTAATACACGTAAATACTACACTTAGTTTAACGCACAAGAAGGCTACGAGCTACGGCTTGCGGGGTTAAGCAGCTAGCGGGAGCTTTAGTAGAAGTTAAAGTTCAGACCTTCGACAGGACTCTCTGCCTCTTCCGGCTTGGGGGCCCGTTTGTTGTTCAAGCCCTTCCACTTTTCGAGTTCTGCTTGCAATTGCTTGGCCTTTTCGGGCTTGTCCCAAGCTTCGTAAAGTGCAACTAACCGCATTGTCGCTTCGGGCACCATAAATCGGTAGCGAATCGGAATTGAAGCGATGTTTTTGGTGAGGTTCTGATGACTATCCAGAAGCAACGGTTCTGCTTCAGCGAACTTGTTCTGTCCCAGGAATATTTCCCCAAGAAGGCTTGTCGCGTCGTGGCGAACGAACCAGTCCGGAGAACCTTTTGTTGTTTCGCGAATCCATTGCAATGGTTCCTCAGCATTCGAGTGCTTGCCTTGTTTAATCAGGCAGTAAGCGTTGCGCTCAATGGCAAAGAGAATTGAAGCGCCATCTTGCTCACGCCCAAGTTTTTGAAGGTCTGTCGCGTAGGTACCGTAGAGTTCTTGTGCTTCGGAATACATTGCCCTTCGTTCGCACAGAAATGCTAGGTTGTCCGTTGAGGAGAGCGTTTCGGGGTGAACATAGCCAAGCGCTTCACGGCGCAGTTTCACGACTTCTTCCGCTAACGGGAAAGCCTTGTCAAGAAGTCCTAGGGCGATGTAGAGGTGAGCCAGATCATGCATCGTTTGCAGGGTCGAAGGATGTGCCACACCAAGGACTTTCTCGCGAAGGCGAAGGGTTTCCGTGTACAACTCGCGCGACTTCTCCGCTTGGCCTTTGTTCAAGTAAAGACGTGCTAGTAGATGCATCGACTCAAGCGTAAGTGGGTGGTCCCTTCCGAGTTTTCGCTCGAATTCCCCCTTGGCTTCTATAGCAAGGGGGAAAGCTTCTTCAATCCGGCCTGCCAGTAGGTAAATTCCTGACAAATTATGCTTCGAGGTGATGGTTTCGAGATGATCCTCACCGAGCGTTTTGCGTTGCAACGCAAAAGCTTCTTTCTGAAGGCTGAGAGCTTTCTCACTTCGCCCTGCTTGTTGATAGGTGCTGGCCAAGCTCGACAAGGTAGTTAGTGTGTTGATATTCTCTGCGCCAAAAAGTTCCCGCATTAAGGCTAGCGTTTCTTCATAAAGCGCCACGGCTTTGTCAAGCTGTCTCGTTGTCAAATAAGCCTTAGCGGTGTTATGCATTGAAACCAGGGTTTCAGTATGTGTCTCGCCAAGCACTTTCTTTCTCAATCGCAAAGTCTTTTCGTGCAACCTAAGTGCTTCTTCAGACTGCCCCAAGTTGAGTAAGGCTTCCGCGAACTTGTTGCTCGCATCAAGCGTCTTGGGGTCTTCTTCACCTAGATTCTCGACGCGATACTTCAACAACTCTTGAACAAGTTGGGAGGACTTTTTCCATTGCCCTTGACGATGAAGTGATTCAGCTAAGAGTTCCACCGCCCGCACTCGCAGTGGGTGGAAAGGAGGCAAGCTGTCGTGGCTCTCGAATAACATACTTTCCAATTGTTCAATGGCCGCGGCATGCTTCCCAGATTCTTGATAGGACTTTGCGAAACCTAAAACCGATTTCAGCGTGTAGAGATGATCTGCTCCTAAATGTTTCTTCATCAGGCTTTGTGTTTTCTCGTGAAGCAAAAACGCTTTCTTTTTGTCGCCCGCTCCATAGTAGGTGTGGGCTAGGTTGTTCATAGCCAAGAGCGTGGTCGGATGGTGCGGTCCCAGCTGGGCCTTCATCAATTCAAAGACCTCCTGTTGAAGTTCAAGCGCTTTCTCTGCGTTGCCCGCAGAGCTATAGCTGGTCGCCAGATTGCCCATCGAAGCCAGCGTGTCCGGATGGTTAGGCCCCAACTGTGCGGCAAGCTTTTCGTGGGCCTGCTCTTGCAGTTTGAGAGCCTCGTCAGACCTGCCCTCGGCTTCGTAGCTAACGGCTAAATTGTTCACGTAAGTGAGTGTGTTGAGGTGTTCCGCCCCCAAAACTTTGTGTGCCAAGTCTACGGCTTCCTCTTGCATGGGTAGTGCGGTCTTCCAGTCGCCAGATTCTCGATAGGCTCCCGCCAAGCTATCGATCGAGGAGATTGTGTAAGCGTTGTCCGCCCCTAACGTTTTGCGTCGTAGCTCGAGCGTTTTCTTGTGTAACGCTATGGCCTTCGGGAACTCACCCAAGTCGGCATAAATGTTTGCGAGGGTGTGTTGAGCTCGAAGCGTCATGGGGTCATCGACGCCAAGGCTTTCTTGCCAAAGCCGAACGGCCTGCTCGCACAGCGTCTCGGCCTCTTCAGGAACTCCCAAACCTTCATAAGTATTGGCGAGGGTGAACAGCAGGCTCGCCTTCGTTTGGGGGTCGTCGGCGAAGCGTTCGTCAAGCTGCTCTGCCGCCCAATCCATGACTTGAGCGACCGTAAGATGCCGACCGGCGACATCTGGATCGGGGGCTCGGAAAGCGGCTACCAGGAATTCAGAAACGGTTTCAGCCTGTTCCTTAGCGCGAACCGCCTCATCACGGGCACTGAGCGCATCATCCCGCGCCACCTCAAGCTGCGTGTTCGCCTCGGCCAGTTCGACGTTCTTCTCCCCAAGCTTCGCATTGCTCGAAGACACGACCCCCGCAATCGTCGCGGCACTAACAACGCCCGCCACCAGCGTTGCCGCGGCTGAGCCAACCAGCCGTGGATGCTTGCGCATCCAGCGACGTGTGCGACGGGTGAGCGGCTCGGGGAAGGCATGGACCGGTTCGTCCGCCAAATAACGCTCGACATCGTCTGCAAGTGCGCGAACCGTGTCGTAACGGTTAATTGTTTCGAGAGCCATTGCCTTCGCGCAGATCTTGCTGAGCGCGACATCAATTTCCGGATTCCCCTGCCGAGCCGTCTTGCTAGGGCCTTTTTGAACCGCTTCCAAAATCTCTTCCAGCGTCTGGCCCTCAACCGGCTTGCGATTGGTGAGCAATGTGAACAGTGTCGCCCCCAAACTATAGACATCCGCGGCAGGTCCCAACTTGTCGTGCTCGCCGCGGGCCTGTTCGGGGCTCATGTAGTGGGGTGAACCGATTGCCGAGCCCAACTGCGTGGCGTCAACGACACTGCCGGAGCGAGGAACAAGCGGCGATTCGACAGTCGCATCGGTCGTCGCCTCCTGTGGCGATTCTTCAGTAGCTCCAATTGGTTTCGCAAGTCCCCAATCAACGACCAATGTTTCGCCATACTCACCCAGCATCACATTGCCCGGCTTTAAGTCGCGATGCAGCACCCCGCGTTGGTGGGCGTAGTAGACGGCGTTGCAGACATCGAGAAATCGCCCCAACAAACGGCGAAGCCTCACCGTACGATCCGTTTGGTCGCTCGCCTCTTTGCTTTCGTGAAACTGCTTGATCGCCGTGGCCAGGTTGTCGCCCCGGATGAAACGCATCGCATAGTAAGGCCGTCCATCCGCAGAAGAGCCGAGTCCATAGATCGGCACGATCCCTGGGTGTTCCAACCCGCCGGTGATTTCTGCTTCTAAGAGGAACCGCGAACGACTGGCTGCATCGTCAGCGTACTGCGGCTTGATCTCTTTGAGCGCGACTTCGCGGTCCAGTTCCGTATCGAGGGCGACGGAAACCTTCCCGAGGCCGCCTTCGTCATGGGGACGAATAATCTGAAACCGCGGACCATCCGAGGAAGGTTTAGGAGCGTTAACATCACCCCCCGAAGAAGGCCCAACGGTGCCGTGAATGTCCTCGCCTCGTGTCGTATCCGCCATGAGGTACTTCTCCGAGAAAAGAATAGCTGCTCAATAACTATTCTAATATGAACCACGGAGGCACGGAGGACACGGAGTTTTTTAGACAGGATTTACAAGATGAACAGCAAGGTAGGGTATGCCGAGGAACGAGGCATACCATGAACTTGTAATCGGTATGCCTCGTATCTCGGCATACCCTACATGAAAATCCGTGTCATCCGTGAAATCCGTGGCCAAAAACTCAGCTCACCGCAAGTGTTGGCGTTGACTCGTCACTGTGCTTGCCCGAGAGTGCCGCGACTAACCCGTCCATTTCGGCCTTCGTACGCTTCTCGGTCACGGCAACAAGCAGGCAATCGTTGAGTTCCGGGTACCAAGCTCCAAGCGGCACGCCCGCCATGTAGCCAGCGTCAAGGGCGGTCTTAACCAGTTCATCGACTTGGCCTTCCGCGTCGCGGATGACGAACTCTTTGAAGGTGGAGGCTGTGAACGCCAAGCTAAAGCGTTCATGTTGGCAGAGTTGGTCGGCCAAGTAGTGAGACTTTTGTAAACAGAGATTAGCAGTTTCTTTGAGTCCCTGCGGGCCTAGTTGCGAAAGATAAACACTCGCACGCACGGCAAACAACGCTTGGTTACTGCAAACGTTGCTTGTCGCCTTGTCGCGGCGAATATGTTGCTCGCGAGTTTGCAAAGTAAGGACAAAGCAGCGGTTGCCGCGGCGGTCGGTAGTTTCGCCGACGATTCGCCCTGGCATTCTCCGGACGAGCTTCTCATCGCAGGCCATGATCCCTAGTACCGGACCACCATAATGCATTGGCGTTCCTAGCGATTGCCCCTCCGCGACGGCAATGTTCGCTCCGTAGTCGCCCGGCCGTTTCAAGATTCCTAGAGAGATCGGGTCGAACACCGAGATCAACAACGCGCCCGCCTCGCTGGCCGTCTTCGCCACCGCTTCAGCATCTTCAACACAACCGAAGAAATTCGGCTGCTGCAGAACAACCGCGGCTGTCTGATCGTTAACGACGCTGGCCAATTCGTCAGCGTCGATGACGCCCGCAGGGCAGGGCAGGGTGACCAGCTCGACGCCAAGATTTTTCAGATAAGTCGCGATCGTCTGACGGTATTCGGGATGCAAGTTCGAAGGCACAACCACGTTCCCTGTGCGGCGCGAGGAACTGATCGCCATGAGGACCGCCTCGGCGGTGCTGCTGGCACCGTCGTAAAGGCTACTGTTGGAGACTTCCATCCCCGTAAGCCGGCAGATGAGCGACTGATACTCGAACATCGCCTGCAAGTTGCCCTGGCTTGCTTCGGCTTGGTAAGGCGTGTAGGAGGTGTAGAACTCGCTGCGACCGCCAATCGCATCAACCACGGCGGGAATGTGGTGATCGTAGGAGCCACCCCCCAAGAAGCAAACCGCTTGCCCGGCATGTGTGTTTTTCGAAGCCAGCTCCGCTAAGTGCTGATCAAGTTCCAACTCCGAAAGCGCAGGAGGCAACGCCAATGGTCGTGCGAGCTTCAGCTCGCCGGGAATCGGTTCAAAAAGTTCCTCAATCGATTGAACGCCAATCGCGGCGAGCATCGCTTCTTGATCTTCGGGCGTATTGTAGAGATAGGGCACAGCTCAACCTTCTTCTTGGCACTGCTTCTGATAAGCCGCGTAGTCCAACAAGTGATCCGTACTGGCGTCGCTGACTTTAATTTTAGCGATCCAACCCTCTTCGTAGGGCGAGTCGCTCAACTTCTCCAGCGTATCGGGTAGCGATTCATTGACCGCGATCACCTCGCCAGCAACGGGGGCGTAGA belongs to Lacipirellulaceae bacterium and includes:
- the gcvPA gene encoding aminomethyl-transferring glycine dehydrogenase subunit GcvPA; this translates as MPYLYNTPEDQEAMLAAIGVQSIEELFEPIPGELKLARPLALPPALSELELDQHLAELASKNTHAGQAVCFLGGGSYDHHIPAVVDAIGGRSEFYTSYTPYQAEASQGNLQAMFEYQSLICRLTGMEVSNSSLYDGASSTAEAVLMAISSSRRTGNVVVPSNLHPEYRQTIATYLKNLGVELVTLPCPAGVIDADELASVVNDQTAAVVLQQPNFFGCVEDAEAVAKTASEAGALLISVFDPISLGILKRPGDYGANIAVAEGQSLGTPMHYGGPVLGIMACDEKLVRRMPGRIVGETTDRRGNRCFVLTLQTREQHIRRDKATSNVCSNQALFAVRASVYLSQLGPQGLKETANLCLQKSHYLADQLCQHERFSLAFTASTFKEFVIRDAEGQVDELVKTALDAGYMAGVPLGAWYPELNDCLLVAVTEKRTKAEMDGLVAALSGKHSDESTPTLAVS
- a CDS encoding serine/threonine-protein kinase → MADTTRGEDIHGTVGPSSGGDVNAPKPSSDGPRFQIIRPHDEGGLGKVSVALDTELDREVALKEIKPQYADDAASRSRFLLEAEITGGLEHPGIVPIYGLGSSADGRPYYAMRFIRGDNLATAIKQFHESKEASDQTDRTVRLRRLLGRFLDVCNAVYYAHQRGVLHRDLKPGNVMLGEYGETLVVDWGLAKPIGATEESPQEATTDATVESPLVPRSGSVVDATQLGSAIGSPHYMSPEQARGEHDKLGPAADVYSLGATLFTLLTNRKPVEGQTLEEILEAVQKGPSKTARQGNPEIDVALSKICAKAMALETINRYDTVRALADDVERYLADEPVHAFPEPLTRRTRRWMRKHPRLVGSAAATLVAGVVSAATIAGVVSSSNAKLGEKNVELAEANTQLEVARDDALSARDEAVRAKEQAETVSEFLVAAFRAPDPDVAGRHLTVAQVMDWAAEQLDERFADDPQTKASLLFTLANTYEGLGVPEEAETLCEQAVRLWQESLGVDDPMTLRAQHTLANIYADLGEFPKAIALHKKTLELRRKTLGADNAYTISSIDSLAGAYRESGDWKTALPMQEEAVDLAHKVLGAEHLNTLTYVNNLAVSYEAEGRSDEALKLQEQAHEKLAAQLGPNHPDTLASMGNLATSYSSAGNAEKALELQQEVFELMKAQLGPHHPTTLLAMNNLAHTYYGAGDKKKAFLLHEKTQSLMKKHLGADHLYTLKSVLGFAKSYQESGKHAAAIEQLESMLFESHDSLPPFHPLRVRAVELLAESLHRQGQWKKSSQLVQELLKYRVENLGEEDPKTLDASNKFAEALLNLGQSEEALRLHEKTLRLRKKVLGETHTETLVSMHNTAKAYLTTRQLDKAVALYEETLALMRELFGAENINTLTTLSSLASTYQQAGRSEKALSLQKEAFALQRKTLGEDHLETITSKHNLSGIYLLAGRIEEAFPLAIEAKGEFERKLGRDHPLTLESMHLLARLYLNKGQAEKSRELYTETLRLREKVLGVAHPSTLQTMHDLAHLYIALGLLDKAFPLAEEVVKLRREALGYVHPETLSSTDNLAFLCERRAMYSEAQELYGTYATDLQKLGREQDGASILFAIERNAYCLIKQGKHSNAEEPLQWIRETTKGSPDWFVRHDATSLLGEIFLGQNKFAEAEPLLLDSHQNLTKNIASIPIRYRFMVPEATMRLVALYEAWDKPEKAKQLQAELEKWKGLNNKRAPKPEEAESPVEGLNFNFY